AAGAATTTCGAGGGCAAGGGTTGATGCGTGAAATTTTTACTTGGTACGATAAGTTAAGTGAAAAATTGGGCTTGAAACAACGACTGCGCGTAAATCGTGACAACACGCATTCCGTTGCAGTGTATGAGCATCGGGGCTTTAAAATTGTTGCTACAAAAGACGATGAAATAGGTAACGGTTTTATTATGAATGATTACATTTTGGAAAAATAATCTATTTTTTGAATCTATTTCGAATACTCTCATTTAATAGATATTTTCTAAAATAATATAAAAGTTGGGATATATAGGAGGATTATTGTACGAATGTATATTTAATATTTTAACTGATTTTTCAAGAGTGCTCGTAAATAAAATTGAAAAGTGGGAAACTAAGTTATATAATAATTTCTAAGTGTAAAACGGAGGGTAAAAAAAGTGAAAAAGAGAGTCTTACTAATTATTCCTGCTTTTAATGAAGAAGAGAGCATAATCGATACAGTTAAACAAGTTGAGAATTTTTATGATGAAAATTTTGAACTTAATTACGTGGTGATTAATGATGGGTCTACGGATTCAACCGGGAAATTGTTAACAAATTCCGGGAAAAATGTTATTCATTTGGTTAGCAATTTGGGAATAGGTGGAGCAGTGCAAACGGGCTATAAGTATGCAAAACTACATAGTTATGATATTGCAGTTCAGTTTGATGGGGATGGTCAGCATGATATTAATTCCTTACCAGCGTTAATTTCTCCAATTCTACAAGAAAAAAATAATTTCACTATCGGTTCAAGATTTGTTCCAGGCGAAAAATCTAATTTTCAATCAACTGGCCTTAGAAGACTAGGTATTAATATTATCAGTATTTTAATAAAAATTGTAAGTGGACAAAGACTCTATGATACAACTTCTGGATATAGAGCGGCAGATAAAAATGTTATTGAATATTTTAGTGACTCATATCCTGTGAAATACCCTGAGCCTGAATCATTGGTTCTACTTTTAAAAAACGGCTTTAAATTTCGTGAAATTCCGGTAAATATGTTTGAGAGAACAGGGGGAGAATCTTCTATTACTCCTGTAAAGTCTATTAAATATATGTTAGAGGTATGCTCAGCAATTTTATTATTGTCTTTTAAAAAGGGAAAAGAGGAATTATAGTGAATTTTTTTTATTTTTGTTTAATACTAGTGTCATTATTAATTATTTGGACGATTATAAAAAAGGTGAATAGCAGCAACTTTTTTATATCTACAGCGATTGAGTGGTTGTTTGTCGGAGGCTTAGTCTGTTTATCTGCTTTTTTTCCGAAATTTGTGTTTAAAATATCTAATTTTTTAGGTTTTGAAGTACCATCTAATTTTATT
The genomic region above belongs to Enterococcus saigonensis and contains:
- a CDS encoding glycosyltransferase family 2 protein, translated to MKKRVLLIIPAFNEEESIIDTVKQVENFYDENFELNYVVINDGSTDSTGKLLTNSGKNVIHLVSNLGIGGAVQTGYKYAKLHSYDIAVQFDGDGQHDINSLPALISPILQEKNNFTIGSRFVPGEKSNFQSTGLRRLGINIISILIKIVSGQRLYDTTSGYRAADKNVIEYFSDSYPVKYPEPESLVLLLKNGFKFREIPVNMFERTGGESSITPVKSIKYMLEVCSAILLLSFKKGKEEL
- a CDS encoding DUF2304 domain-containing protein yields the protein MNFFYFCLILVSLLIIWTIIKKVNSSNFFISTAIEWLFVGGLVCLSAFFPKFVFKISNFLGFEVPSNFIIFSSVLFLAYQILNLSVIVAKQNRQIITLIQELSIMKKEKEGK